The Candidatus Bathyanammoxibius amoris genome has a segment encoding these proteins:
- a CDS encoding P-II family nitrogen regulator, which translates to MKKLLCIIKPFKLQDVLKTLTEAGIKGVTITEVKGYGRQKGHLELYQGSEYVISFLPKIELEMTVPDEDAEKTIEAIRNAAITGRIGDGKIFVFNADGARPR; encoded by the coding sequence ATGAAAAAACTGCTGTGCATAATAAAACCCTTCAAGCTGCAGGACGTCCTCAAGACCCTGACAGAGGCGGGCATAAAAGGCGTCACCATTACCGAGGTCAAGGGCTACGGGCGGCAGAAGGGCCACCTTGAACTCTACCAGGGTTCAGAGTACGTCATCTCCTTCCTGCCCAAGATAGAGCTTGAGATGACCGTTCCCGATGAAGACGCGGAGAAGACCATCGAGGCCATCAGGAATGCCGCCATCACCGGCCGCATAGGCGACGGCAAGATATTCGTCTTCAACGCGGACGGGGCCCGCCCGCGGTAG